ATGGTCTGCGCGACGTAGGCGGCTTCCTGCGCGGCCTCGTCAGCGTCGATGTCAAGCGCACTCGCGAAAATCTCGTACGCGCGGGCCGCCACGCGGTGCCGCGTCAGCTCGGCCTGCTTGTCTTCCGGCCAAGGGTTGCCTGCTTCTTCCAAGACGTCGCGCTCGTCCCGCAAGGCTTCGTACTGGTCTTGGGCCGTGTCCTGAGCCGTGGCCAGCCAGCGGGTGAGGTCGCTGGGGCCGAACTGCTCGGCGGCAATCGCCTGTACGACGTGAGCGGCGCCTTCGACCGGGACCCGGTCAGCAACCATGGTCACGATGGCGTACGCCACGCGGCGCTGCGCGTCCGGACCAGCGGCCGTCAGCCGCTCCGAGAGCGGTGGATTGATGCCCTGGTAGGACTTCATCGCTTCGGCCTTCCTGATCGACGTGCGTTCGGCTGAGCGTCCGGTCCCAACGGCCGAAGATCCGGCCCGGACGGACTCGGCGGCTCGTAGTCCGGTGGTGGCGGCTCAAGTCTGGTCAATGGCTTGGTGCCCTCCGCGCGCAGCTCCGGTTGGCACTTGCGCCAGCAGATCGGGTAACTCGCGGCGACCGACTCCAGCCGTACCCCGTCCATCTCGACCGGCTCCCCCCGTTTCTTCTTCTCTTCGTTGATGGCGCGCATTTGCCTTACGGTGCGGACAATTCTCTGTTCGGCGTCCAGATTGTCCGAGATGGTAGTGGCGTACAACTCGCGCGGATCCCGCAGGTCACGGACGCCTTTGGGCATCGCGCCGTCGCCGGAGATCGAGAGCATGACATACCGCTCGCCGGAGTTGTCCACCAGGATTCCGACCGCCATGCACGGCGTACGGCGTGGCGGCCGGACCGGCACAGCGGCCTGCAGCTGTGGCAACCGGCGCAACGCGTACCGCTCGAACGCGGCCCGGTGTTGCTGGTCCTCCACTTGCCGCTGTGCCCACTCCGGCCGGAGTTCCCTCGGTATGTCGCGGAACCATCCGCCGTACTCGTCGCCCACCTCCGGGCTCCTCTCCACCAGCGCACAGCGCTACGCCGCATGCCGGCTCCCATCCGGATCTGGCGGCGCCTCCTGTGCCCGGAATCCCGCCTGCCTGGCCAGCTCCATCAGCCGGCGCACCTTGCCTGGCGCCAATACGACCCGGACGACCGGAACGCCGCGGCTCGCGCACGGAACGATGTCCTCCACGTCCAGCGCCATGCCGCCGAGCACGACGGTTTGCCACAGGTCATCCGCCATCTGGTCAGCGACCCTCCACACTTCCAACACGCTTTCCGCGCCGTTAGGCCGAACCGACTCCAACACGGCTTCGGTCCAGTCGTCGGCACGCCGCCCGTAGTCCGGAATCGGCTCGTCGTCAGGTGTTTCCCGGTCCATCACGTGTCACCTCCTCAGTCGTGGTCGACCAGAGGTGCCCCCACACGTGCCCCTTGTTGCGGCACGCCACGGAAACCTCCGGTACGGTCAGTACCGGAGGTCTCCGGACCCCCAACCGGACCACCCCTGCCCGTCCAAGGATCGGGGTGGTCCGGCCTTTTTCTTCTTCCGCCACGTGTTCCACCCTGTGGCGGAAGAGACCATCCCCAACCGGCCGGAGCAGGATGGGACGGCCGTCTTGCGGCCCGGCAGCTCGCTACGCGCTTTCGCAGCAACGGCTGCCGGGAGTCCCTATCTCACGAGCCAACCCCCATTTCGCTGCTCTTGAACGGAAAGAGCGACGACGGAGCCGGACGTATGCGGCCGATTCCCGGCACCCGCACGGGCTCGTCGTCCGCGATGTTGTCGACTTCGATGTCGATTACGTCCATGACCGCTTGCAAAGAGGAGACTTTGCCGGCGAGAAAATCGACCCGGCGCTGGTCGCGGGTGCATTTGGCGGCCTCCAGCATTCCGGCGGCATCCGCGCGGAACTGGTCGACCTGGCGTCGGACCTCCGCGAGTCCGCGGAGATGATTTTCTTTGGAGGGATCGCCATTCATGGTTAGATCACGTCCCCTAGCGGCGGCGGGAGCATCCCCATGACCCCGTACGACAATGCTTGATGAACCAGCGCCGCATTAGCCGGCCGCCATTTGATAACGCTCGGCGCTACGAGCCAGTACGCATCCCCGCGCGACATCCGCGAGGGTGGCACGGCCACGCATTCCTGCGCGCCGTGCCGGACCACGCCGGCGCAAGTCAATGCAACTGGTAATTCGACGCTGGGAGCCACCACGAACAGCCACCGGCCACCGGAACTGATGGCGGTGGCGGTCGAGAGCAGCAGCCAGCGATGCGCGATGGCGCCTACGGCGGCGGGAGCGTCGATGACGTCCAGGACGTCACCGGTAGCCAGCCCAACGGCGTAGGGCAGCCGCGACCACCAACGCGCGACGACGTA
The nucleotide sequence above comes from Fodinicola acaciae. Encoded proteins:
- a CDS encoding bifunctional DNA primase/polymerase, with the protein product MTASVVTVVRRLRTRHRLSKVRNWALRYAVNGWPVIPLREWENGARGLRGGAVVTADGLQPTTDAYVVARWWSRLPYAVGLATGDVLDVIDAPAAVGAIAHRWLLLSTATAISSGGRWLFVVAPSVELPVALTCAGVVRHGAQECVAVPPSRMSRGDAYWLVAPSVIKWRPANAALVHQALSYGVMGMLPPPLGDVI